TTTGAACAGCTCGATATGGCGAATACGAGCAGACATATGCAGCAAAGCTTGGCAAGCTTATTCAGGCACTGCCTCATTCAATAGCTCCTGCAGTTCACCGGCTTCATACATTTCAGTGATAATATCGCAGCCACCAATCAATTCGCCTTTCACCCAAAGTTGAGGAAACGTTGGCCAATTGGCGTAGGCTGGTAAGTTAGCGCGAATATCAGGGTTCGATAGAATATCAACGTAAGCAAAACGTTTTCCACAGGCCATTATTGCCTGCGACGCCCGCTGGGAAAAACCACACTGTGGCTGATTCGGC
Above is a window of Pseudomonadales bacterium DNA encoding:
- the grxD gene encoding Grx4 family monothiol glutaredoxin; the encoded protein is MEILDTIKDQIASNDVLLYMKGSPNQPQCGFSQRASQAIMACGKRFAYVDILSNPDIRANLPAYANWPTFPQLWVKGELIGGCDIITEMYEAGELQELLNEAVPE